The following proteins are co-located in the Desulfoscipio sp. XC116 genome:
- a CDS encoding S-layer homology domain-containing protein, with protein sequence MNRLKSILGRQTVVLAILVFILGIAVPVGAAEVSTVITVSQENGTVPGKVQVALGDKFTNAAIVSVSGPGTDTSAVVAEGAIEFYASEYGDYTITDTQQTVRDCWMESMRTEDMSVGTYKGTGTATDPYTLLSTFADVPMDNFKLQAAWKGYNYLAGYPSMDSPNDSDYLNSYDESHLAVLLGEDRDMTTGRLRGSFLVDGSLWVHVTGNNKGPYYMNYLLDPTDAYLTSGYALDNHYLYSENIPNGAERKEAAVKRLKAVRDSTTSALFFNYRMRDFSGPIVFTVDVSESGKFRTGDVVSIHYLLGSSDRNLFHGLKPDPAALIAQEPTFNKHYQDTGLTATVDDGGYLNVTLFNGGYFELRNETSTQEKRVVTVKPKVYEKVAIIDVDSSHPDYEVIRQIVDKNYLTVDGGNFLPNKPITRGEYLKGLLLASDLTLVSSGKIEFTDVPKSSPLSDYVVTACSLGLVKGVSDTYFGVDEKLTREMAATMLCQVLSLEAGTDGFSDAGDISADAAGYPGAAAAAGYLTEYPDGSFKPQQPFTRAEAAVSLDAISRDRQ encoded by the coding sequence ATGAACAGGCTGAAATCAATACTTGGGCGGCAGACTGTAGTGCTGGCTATTTTGGTATTTATCCTGGGTATCGCGGTACCTGTCGGGGCCGCGGAAGTTTCGACAGTTATTACGGTAAGTCAGGAAAACGGTACTGTGCCCGGCAAGGTGCAGGTGGCTTTGGGCGATAAATTTACCAATGCCGCTATTGTTAGCGTGTCCGGACCGGGGACCGACACTTCGGCGGTGGTTGCCGAAGGGGCGATCGAATTTTACGCGTCTGAGTACGGTGATTACACAATAACCGATACCCAGCAAACCGTCCGTGATTGTTGGATGGAGTCCATGCGCACCGAGGATATGAGCGTCGGCACCTATAAGGGTACGGGAACCGCCACCGATCCGTATACCCTGCTTTCGACCTTTGCCGATGTACCGATGGACAATTTCAAACTGCAGGCGGCCTGGAAGGGCTACAACTATTTGGCGGGGTACCCCAGTATGGATTCCCCCAATGATTCGGATTACCTTAATTCGTATGATGAAAGCCACCTGGCGGTGCTGCTGGGTGAAGACAGAGATATGACTACCGGAAGGCTGCGGGGTTCGTTTTTGGTCGACGGGAGTCTTTGGGTGCATGTTACAGGCAATAACAAAGGTCCCTATTATATGAACTATTTATTGGATCCCACCGACGCCTATCTTACTTCGGGATATGCCCTGGACAACCACTACCTGTACAGTGAGAATATACCGAATGGCGCCGAACGAAAAGAGGCGGCGGTGAAAAGGCTGAAAGCGGTGCGGGATTCCACCACTTCCGCTTTGTTTTTCAACTACCGGATGCGTGATTTCAGCGGTCCCATTGTTTTCACGGTGGATGTAAGCGAATCGGGCAAATTTAGAACGGGCGACGTGGTAAGTATTCATTATCTTTTGGGGTCCTCCGACCGCAATCTTTTTCACGGCTTAAAACCCGATCCGGCCGCGCTTATAGCCCAGGAGCCCACATTCAATAAACATTATCAGGATACCGGCCTGACGGCTACGGTGGATGACGGGGGTTATCTGAATGTAACTCTTTTCAATGGGGGTTATTTTGAGCTTAGAAATGAAACGTCAACCCAGGAAAAACGCGTGGTAACGGTTAAGCCGAAGGTGTATGAAAAAGTGGCCATCATCGACGTGGATTCTTCGCATCCGGATTACGAAGTTATTCGTCAAATAGTGGATAAAAACTATTTGACGGTCGACGGGGGTAATTTCCTGCCGAACAAGCCTATTACCCGCGGCGAGTATTTGAAAGGGTTGCTTCTTGCCAGTGACCTGACCCTTGTTTCGTCGGGCAAAATAGAATTTACGGATGTGCCCAAAAGCAGTCCGCTGAGTGATTATGTGGTCACAGCTTGCAGTCTAGGTCTCGTTAAGGGTGTTTCGGACACCTATTTCGGTGTGGATGAAAAATTAACCCGTGAAATGGCGGCGACCATGCTTTGCCAGGTTCTGAGTCTTGAGGCGGGTACGGATGGTTTTAGCGATGCCGGTGATATATCCGCCGATGCGGCCGGTTATCCGGGCGCGGCGGCGGCGGCGGGTTATCTGACGGAATATCCCGACGGCAGTTTTAAACCGCAGCAGCCATTTACGCGTGCTGAGGCGGCGGTATCGCTGGATGCGATATCCCGGGACCGACAATGA
- a CDS encoding Crp/Fnr family transcriptional regulator, which translates to MSIKEKSVRIMKNSLLFHGLSPNDCGNLFDLFGPAHKTYLRDEVVMNEGDLVESIGLVCSGRLISERIDRNGKQRLIQNRCQGQVVALEAAAHPTKRCPVTVVCASNAEVIFFPYERFFDNLLPHEIKSKMFANMMGMLAHIVEKQISKIEIISHRSLRQRIWAYLCSMAAQYGSTTFCIYMNREELAGYLGVNRSALSHELSKMCADGLVSFNKNQFTLLDEKEIQLIKSFYPCTLAMGD; encoded by the coding sequence GTGAGTATAAAAGAAAAGTCGGTCCGAATAATGAAGAACTCATTGTTATTTCATGGGCTGTCCCCAAATGACTGCGGCAATCTTTTTGATTTGTTCGGACCGGCACATAAAACCTATTTACGCGATGAGGTAGTGATGAATGAAGGCGACTTGGTAGAGAGTATCGGTTTAGTTTGTTCCGGTCGTTTAATAAGCGAAAGGATAGACCGGAACGGCAAGCAAAGACTGATTCAAAACCGGTGTCAGGGGCAGGTGGTTGCTTTGGAAGCGGCGGCGCATCCCACCAAGCGTTGTCCTGTGACAGTTGTATGCGCGAGTAATGCGGAGGTAATCTTTTTCCCGTATGAAAGGTTTTTTGATAATTTGTTGCCCCACGAAATTAAATCCAAGATGTTTGCCAATATGATGGGAATGCTTGCGCATATTGTAGAAAAGCAAATCAGCAAAATAGAGATTATTTCTCATCGTTCCCTTCGCCAGCGAATTTGGGCTTACCTGTGCTCAATGGCGGCTCAGTACGGCAGCACTACTTTTTGTATTTATATGAATAGGGAAGAGCTTGCGGGTTATCTGGGGGTTAACCGCAGCGCGCTTTCTCACGAGTTAAGTAAAATGTGCGCGGACGGATTGGTGAGTTTCAACAAAAACCAATTTACTTTGCTTGATGAAAAAGAAATTCAACTGATTAAATCATTTTATCCTTGCACTCTTGCGATGGGAGATTGA
- a CDS encoding metal-dependent transcriptional regulator, whose protein sequence is MKKLTFTMENYLEAIYELSSEGTGVRLSDIAERMGVTKASTNSAMATLSKKGLIFNRKYKEIYLTPTGRKLAEFTSQKHRVVQQFFTEILNIDMAIADKDACAIEHVISDDSINAMRKFLRDNGITVNEPAKI, encoded by the coding sequence ATGAAAAAATTGACTTTTACCATGGAAAATTACCTTGAAGCAATATATGAACTATCAAGCGAAGGAACAGGAGTCAGGTTGTCCGACATTGCCGAGCGGATGGGGGTGACAAAGGCCAGCACCAACAGCGCCATGGCGACCCTTTCTAAAAAGGGGTTAATCTTTAATAGAAAATATAAGGAAATATATCTTACCCCGACCGGGCGAAAACTAGCTGAATTCACTTCCCAAAAACATCGCGTTGTCCAGCAGTTTTTTACAGAAATTTTAAATATCGACATGGCTATTGCCGATAAAGATGCCTGTGCCATTGAACATGTAATCAGCGACGATTCAATCAATGCCATGCGTAAGTTTTTACGGGACAATGGAATAACAGTGAATGAGCCGGCAAAGATATAA
- a CDS encoding InlB B-repeat-containing protein yields MKARRNMRKGLSLLLSLVMLFSLSVPAGMGAEPLPDLDAPSAVTDSVYDSDIPPVADELLDLENSSVTEAVYTWGDYAADSFAGGVGSDDEPYQIADGGQLAYLAQLVNSGVEDTVSGETYAEKAYILIGDIDLSPHPWAPIGQENGLKFAGSFDGANKTISGLHVAETTGYVGLFGVIGAGGSVKNLTLSGAGVNGKNYVGAVAGKIEAAVIENAHLINSSITATSSFSGGLVGKAEGTFIINSCTVAASIITSSGSYIGGILGCADKTGGVVSSCTVLNSQVETSKNSAGGICGCMNDGWEVSRCSFTGGSVSGKGYVGGIAGQSGSSEDAVYECYVDADITASESYAGGIAGNFKLPASVVLNCYAKGSVTASSVSAAGIANGGTIKNCYSTAIVHAAEFSGGIVTNGNVATSVALNSSVTETKVSSGEIGRVLSKSSSGSCEMSQNCAFEGIPVFRGGKLLYVPAAARIGNLKDGKDITYAELTGDSSPFADSPLSWDGGVWNLEAGKLPTLKNLPNSVAQSNDLPDHLSGGIDWIIKAFGYLTNSIEVDNGTTEENIGLPAELEATLANGNQSALIPVTWSSSPDYDGATPGVYAFTAVLPGNCVLKSGVEAPVITVTVKDNYRVTFDSRGGSEIAPVCDVLKGSTIGQPDDPVRESFIFGGWYKDEACTQAWDFAADTVTSSITLYAKWSIDGDPDYTATQPGVQSVDVSGMGFADTAIVSIAHIDGYTTYAVVTGQKIDFYGPAGAYVLADSGMTIGSVRIGSFDQNPGNTPWEKNYKGTGIAEDPYTMVGAFYTKDGLAGSIVPLIGSTFRIWNLIAGYETEGKTYLGTPFSLMVEDRDMSTGRLNASFFIDGSELLPSNADGWFRSPRDFGVALNPSDTIITNGFKSHSLYLEGTYPERLAAATDALQAVRADSKKVLMYHTYARDFPGPVTHKLDVSGYFNEKDTVHINYLLGAANRGLYHASEIKATANDAYFMALEPIYFKNNTSAVVTDGYITFDLYNGGYFELVKAQDDDSPQDPRQVAEFMTDGAHSDRIPPQLVAPGAKVTKPADPVREGYVFGGWYTDYDCTAPFNFEESLTQHVILYAKWTDGGGPGPGPGETYTVTFVTGNDPDTGNPNATIKEQSVKSGNEAKDPGFFDSGYGYLVLAWYTDKELTREYDFDSEVTSNLTLYPEWMRYILKNDLKQDGGCGSQNDPYQAHLANSKQSKIAWKALNEISGESEWWKVYVTKNNNSGGKELYSWVFNGEDIEKCNTAQPYYTDIALSKRSGGMQAKFVWRTAIEGKVYVNINVSDYFDDGTAVAISYVEGSCDGRVAHTDVESGEWVDSLHYPSTYYSGGSAVVENDFVTLELTHGGTYLLKADENAQNNEKVGTAVEDPETGLVYIDAAVEAKDGVATLAISDEAIEAVIKALIEKNEDEIVIVPTITGEVSKINIELTGVAVAGIIEKITAALVLKTDIANVTVSNDILAKITAKEDEKDAKDKKDKKDAKDKEDEKVTFTIEKIAADTVKFEIRLNDEVIDISGGIRLAVPVEGAGDGMVAVLVKADGSEETIKKSVVNEGQLLTVLNGTGTIKFVDRSRSFDDVDDSFWGRDAIAFATSHELFSGVSETEFAPNTAMTRGMLVSVLHRLAGTPDGGDIDYADVAEDAWYAEPVAWASANGIVSGTGRNFEPGKNVTREEIAAMMYQYAKLVGVDTLVQGDTAQYSDADQISGWAADGVSWAVGSGLLKGKDGDALDPRGEASRAEVAAMMQRLVNKTMI; encoded by the coding sequence ATGAAAGCAAGAAGAAATATGCGCAAGGGACTGTCGCTCCTGTTGTCTCTTGTTATGTTGTTTAGTTTGTCGGTGCCCGCCGGCATGGGGGCGGAACCATTGCCGGATTTGGACGCGCCTTCAGCGGTGACGGATTCGGTTTATGACTCGGACATACCTCCGGTTGCGGATGAACTGCTTGATTTGGAGAATTCTTCAGTTACCGAAGCGGTTTATACATGGGGGGATTATGCGGCGGATTCATTTGCCGGCGGCGTAGGCAGTGATGATGAGCCCTATCAGATTGCCGACGGGGGCCAGCTGGCTTACCTGGCTCAACTGGTCAACAGTGGAGTCGAGGATACGGTAAGCGGTGAAACCTATGCCGAAAAAGCATATATCCTGATCGGGGATATTGATTTGTCCCCCCACCCGTGGGCGCCTATCGGCCAGGAGAACGGGTTAAAATTCGCGGGCTCTTTTGACGGTGCCAATAAGACCATCAGCGGTTTGCATGTCGCTGAAACCACAGGTTATGTAGGCCTGTTTGGCGTGATTGGCGCGGGCGGCTCGGTGAAAAACTTAACTCTGTCCGGGGCGGGTGTTAATGGAAAGAATTACGTTGGTGCGGTGGCCGGAAAAATCGAGGCTGCCGTTATCGAGAATGCTCATTTGATAAATTCTTCGATAACAGCAACGTCGTCCTTTAGTGGAGGCTTGGTGGGCAAAGCTGAAGGGACTTTTATTATTAATAGCTGCACGGTAGCCGCTTCAATCATCACCTCATCGGGTAGCTATATAGGCGGGATATTAGGTTGTGCGGATAAAACGGGTGGTGTTGTTTCCTCTTGCACCGTTCTCAACTCTCAGGTTGAAACAAGTAAGAACTCTGCCGGGGGAATATGCGGCTGCATGAACGATGGTTGGGAGGTTTCCCGGTGCAGCTTTACCGGCGGTTCTGTGAGCGGAAAAGGCTATGTAGGCGGAATTGCAGGGCAGAGCGGATCTAGTGAAGATGCGGTTTATGAGTGCTACGTGGATGCCGATATAACTGCCTCCGAGAGCTATGCGGGAGGTATTGCCGGAAATTTTAAATTGCCAGCAAGTGTTGTGCTAAACTGCTATGCCAAGGGAAGCGTAACCGCTTCTTCGGTCAGTGCGGCGGGAATCGCCAACGGAGGGACAATTAAAAATTGCTACAGCACGGCTATTGTGCACGCAGCGGAGTTTTCTGGCGGCATTGTCACAAATGGTAATGTTGCAACCAGCGTGGCGCTGAATTCCTCCGTTACTGAAACGAAAGTTAGCTCCGGCGAAATTGGTCGGGTTTTATCCAAATCATCTTCCGGTTCTTGTGAGATGTCACAGAACTGCGCCTTTGAGGGGATACCTGTTTTTAGAGGCGGAAAACTACTCTATGTCCCTGCCGCTGCTCGGATTGGTAATTTAAAGGATGGCAAAGACATAACATATGCGGAACTGACAGGCGATTCCTCGCCTTTTGCCGATTCTCCCCTGAGTTGGGACGGCGGCGTTTGGAACCTGGAAGCCGGCAAACTGCCCACATTAAAGAACCTTCCGAACTCGGTTGCTCAGTCCAATGATCTGCCGGATCATCTCTCCGGGGGCATTGACTGGATCATCAAGGCCTTTGGCTATCTGACCAACAGCATTGAGGTTGACAACGGTACCACCGAGGAGAATATCGGTCTGCCTGCTGAACTGGAAGCGACCCTGGCAAACGGCAATCAGTCGGCGCTGATTCCGGTCACCTGGTCGTCATCGCCGGACTATGATGGCGCTACGCCCGGTGTGTATGCTTTTACCGCGGTGCTTCCCGGGAATTGCGTTTTGAAAAGCGGTGTGGAAGCGCCGGTAATTACCGTTACCGTAAAAGATAATTATCGCGTCACTTTCGATTCCAGAGGCGGTTCTGAGATTGCTCCCGTATGTGATGTGCTGAAGGGAAGCACCATTGGCCAACCAGATGATCCTGTGCGGGAGAGTTTTATCTTTGGCGGCTGGTATAAGGATGAGGCTTGCACGCAAGCCTGGGATTTCGCTGCCGATACGGTAACCTCCTCTATCACCCTTTATGCCAAATGGAGCATTGATGGAGACCCCGACTATACTGCGACCCAGCCCGGAGTCCAGAGTGTGGATGTGTCCGGCATGGGCTTTGCCGATACCGCTATTGTAAGCATTGCCCACATTGACGGTTACACCACTTACGCCGTGGTGACCGGGCAAAAAATTGATTTTTACGGGCCGGCCGGTGCATATGTGCTTGCCGACAGCGGTATGACCATAGGAAGTGTAAGAATCGGCAGCTTCGACCAGAATCCGGGCAATACTCCCTGGGAGAAGAACTACAAGGGAACAGGAATAGCGGAAGATCCCTATACCATGGTGGGGGCTTTCTATACCAAGGACGGTTTGGCCGGATCCATCGTCCCACTCATTGGCTCCACTTTCCGCATCTGGAACCTGATCGCGGGCTATGAGACCGAGGGCAAAACATACTTGGGCACTCCTTTTAGCCTCATGGTTGAGGACAGGGATATGTCCACGGGACGGCTGAACGCCTCCTTCTTTATCGACGGCAGCGAGCTCTTGCCCAGCAACGCGGACGGCTGGTTCCGGAGTCCCCGCGATTTCGGAGTGGCTTTGAATCCCTCCGACACCATCATTACCAATGGATTTAAATCGCATTCCCTTTACCTGGAGGGGACCTATCCCGAACGGCTGGCGGCGGCGACCGACGCACTGCAGGCCGTGAGAGCGGACAGCAAAAAAGTCTTGATGTACCATACGTATGCCAGGGACTTTCCGGGCCCGGTAACCCATAAACTGGATGTGAGCGGCTATTTTAATGAAAAGGATACTGTTCACATCAACTATCTGCTGGGGGCGGCCAATCGTGGCCTGTACCATGCGTCAGAAATAAAGGCTACAGCTAACGATGCCTATTTTATGGCCTTGGAACCCATCTACTTCAAGAATAACACCTCTGCCGTGGTCACCGACGGTTACATCACCTTCGACCTCTATAACGGCGGTTACTTTGAACTGGTCAAGGCGCAGGATGACGATAGCCCGCAGGATCCAAGACAAGTGGCCGAATTTATGACCGACGGGGCCCATAGCGACAGAATTCCTCCCCAGCTTGTAGCTCCCGGCGCCAAAGTCACCAAGCCTGCCGATCCGGTGAGAGAAGGCTATGTCTTCGGCGGCTGGTACACCGATTATGATTGCACCGCCCCGTTTAATTTTGAAGAGTCCCTGACGCAACACGTCATTCTTTACGCCAAGTGGACGGATGGCGGCGGCCCCGGCCCCGGCCCAGGTGAAACCTACACCGTAACCTTTGTCACGGGCAACGATCCCGACACCGGCAACCCCAATGCTACCATTAAGGAGCAGAGCGTCAAGAGCGGTAATGAGGCCAAAGATCCCGGCTTCTTTGACAGCGGCTACGGCTACCTCGTACTGGCCTGGTACACCGACAAAGAACTGACCAGAGAATACGACTTCGACAGCGAGGTAACCTCGAACCTGACCCTGTATCCCGAGTGGATGCGCTATATCTTAAAGAACGATTTAAAGCAAGACGGTGGTTGCGGCAGCCAGAACGACCCCTACCAGGCACATCTGGCCAACAGCAAGCAGTCCAAAATTGCCTGGAAGGCGCTGAACGAGATATCCGGTGAATCCGAGTGGTGGAAAGTCTACGTAACGAAAAACAATAACTCCGGCGGCAAAGAGTTATACTCCTGGGTCTTTAATGGCGAAGACATCGAAAAATGCAACACGGCGCAGCCCTATTACACAGATATCGCCCTATCCAAGAGGTCTGGCGGCATGCAGGCGAAATTCGTGTGGCGCACCGCCATCGAAGGCAAGGTTTACGTAAATATCAACGTCTCCGACTACTTCGACGACGGCACCGCCGTTGCCATATCCTATGTCGAGGGCAGCTGCGACGGCAGAGTTGCGCATACTGATGTAGAATCCGGCGAATGGGTGGACTCACTGCACTATCCTTCCACCTACTACAGCGGCGGCAGCGCGGTGGTTGAGAACGACTTCGTAACCCTGGAACTGACCCACGGCGGCACCTACCTGCTGAAAGCGGATGAAAATGCTCAAAACAATGAAAAAGTGGGCACCGCGGTTGAAGATCCGGAAACGGGTTTGGTTTATATAGACGCCGCAGTGGAAGCGAAAGACGGTGTGGCGACCCTTGCCATCTCTGATGAAGCAATAGAAGCAGTGATCAAGGCATTGATTGAAAAGAATGAAGACGAAATTGTGATTGTCCCGACGATTACCGGTGAGGTTAGCAAAATAAACATTGAACTTACCGGCGTTGCGGTGGCCGGTATTATCGAAAAAATCACGGCGGCGCTGGTGCTCAAAACGGACATTGCCAACGTAACCGTATCCAACGATATACTGGCCAAAATCACCGCTAAAGAAGATGAAAAAGATGCAAAGGACAAAAAAGACAAAAAAGACGCCAAAGACAAAGAAGATGAAAAAGTCACATTCACCATTGAAAAAATCGCCGCGGACACCGTTAAGTTTGAAATCAGACTTAATGACGAAGTTATCGACATCAGTGGCGGCATCAGGCTCGCCGTTCCGGTCGAAGGCGCGGGAGACGGTATGGTCGCCGTGCTGGTAAAAGCCGACGGCAGTGAAGAAACCATCAAAAAATCCGTTGTTAACGAAGGGCAACTCCTAACCGTACTCAACGGAACAGGCACAATCAAATTTGTGGATCGCTCCCGCAGCTTCGATGATGTGGACGACAGCTTCTGGGGCCGAGACGCGATTGCGTTTGCCACCTCGCATGAACTGTTCAGCGGTGTATCCGAAACAGAGTTTGCACCGAACACAGCCATGACCCGCGGGATGCTGGTTTCGGTACTGCACCGGCTGGCGGGCACACCCGACGGCGGAGACATTGACTACGCCGACGTAGCGGAAGACGCCTGGTACGCCGAACCGGTGGCCTGGGCGTCCGCAAACGGAATTGTCTCGGGAACGGGCCGCAACTTTGAGCCGGGTAAAAACGTTACCCGGGAAGAAATTGCTGCCATGATGTATCAATACGCTAAACTCGTTGGCGTGGACACCCTCGTCCAGGGCGATACGGCGCAGTACAGCGACGCGGATCAAATATCCGGCTGGGCCGCGGACGGTGTGAGCTGGGCGGTGGGCAGCGGCTTGCTTAAAGGCAAGGACGGCGACGCGCTTGACCCGCGAGGCGAAGCGAGCCGCGCCGAGGTGGCGGCCATGATGCAAAGACTGGTAAACAAAACTATGATTTAA
- a CDS encoding ABC transporter substrate-binding protein, which produces MKKNAFICLLLFLSIITTACQGDSGNREGVPQAGMRVVTDMAGRRVEIPAQVKQVYSTGQPGVVALYTIDPELLLGWCIKLSPEEAEYIAPQYLGLPVLGLMQGSGDTANREEIMRRSPDLILMMTYLDQNTIADADALQKRMGIPVVLADIVLNKIPEAYRFLGDILSRPERAELLANYSEDVLAEAVKQAALIPEAERLSVYYAQGSDGLQTAPRGSSHSEVIDIVGGENIVTLPAKTDGRLTVNMEQVLLWNPEVIIASYSVGHAGVKSDGSFFDILSGGEEAWNSVAAVQNDRVFCAPCYPYNWLDMPPGANRLIGIPWMGNLLYPDYFALDMREEIREFYRLFYHQALTAGQIDALLTGAVKKN; this is translated from the coding sequence ATGAAAAAGAATGCTTTTATCTGTTTGCTGTTGTTTTTGAGCATTATTACGACTGCCTGTCAGGGAGATTCCGGTAATCGGGAGGGGGTGCCACAAGCCGGCATGCGAGTTGTGACGGATATGGCGGGGCGCAGGGTGGAAATCCCCGCCCAAGTCAAGCAGGTTTATTCCACGGGGCAGCCGGGCGTGGTGGCGTTGTACACAATAGATCCCGAACTGCTGCTGGGGTGGTGCATAAAGCTGTCCCCGGAAGAAGCGGAATATATCGCTCCCCAATATTTGGGGCTGCCTGTCTTGGGATTGATGCAGGGAAGCGGCGACACCGCCAACCGGGAAGAGATTATGCGGCGCTCTCCCGATCTGATTTTAATGATGACCTACTTGGACCAAAATACAATTGCCGACGCGGATGCGCTTCAAAAACGGATGGGGATCCCGGTAGTGCTCGCGGACATTGTCTTAAATAAGATTCCGGAGGCCTATCGGTTTTTGGGTGATATTTTATCCCGGCCGGAGCGGGCGGAACTATTGGCGAACTACAGCGAAGATGTTCTTGCGGAAGCCGTAAAACAGGCGGCGCTGATTCCGGAAGCCGAGCGATTGAGTGTTTATTACGCCCAGGGTTCCGATGGTTTGCAGACGGCGCCGCGGGGTTCGTCGCATTCCGAGGTGATTGATATTGTAGGCGGGGAAAATATTGTAACTCTCCCGGCTAAAACGGACGGGCGGCTCACAGTGAATATGGAACAGGTGCTGTTGTGGAATCCCGAGGTGATTATCGCATCCTACAGCGTGGGGCATGCCGGGGTAAAAAGTGACGGCAGCTTCTTTGATATTCTCTCCGGGGGCGAGGAAGCGTGGAATTCGGTTGCGGCCGTGCAAAACGACAGGGTGTTTTGCGCTCCCTGCTATCCTTACAACTGGTTGGATATGCCGCCGGGAGCCAACCGCCTTATCGGTATTCCGTGGATGGGAAATTTGCTCTATCCGGATTACTTTGCATTGGACATGCGGGAGGAAATACGTGAATTTTACCGGCTTTTTTACCATCAGGCACTTACCGCCGGGCAAATAGATGCTTTGCTGACGGGGGCGGTTAAAAAAAATTAG
- a CDS encoding Rpn family recombination-promoting nuclease/putative transposase encodes MTAEQPKDLLSPLIDLVFKALFAREEPRSRIILIDLLNSLLGLQGNNKITSITHLNPFNYKEYPGDKSSILDIKVMTHAKERINIEVQVNDVDNFRKRSLYYWARMYSETIAESEAYTTLKKSIVINILDFDIIHETGRYHTQYRILEKDDGFLLLEDLEIHYFELRKFLSQTPPGEMNAVEYWLTFMKNAGKPDGKELLQKLAKEKEELAMAMDMLAEISADERLRQKAYAQEKARLDAISRIKYAELKGMEKGIGKGRIEGRIEGKAELLIKQISKRFGSLPKDLQVLVMNADDAVLDAIGEEIFDLQSPDDILKLLN; translated from the coding sequence ATGACCGCGGAACAACCGAAAGACCTTTTAAGCCCCTTAATTGATCTGGTATTTAAAGCGCTTTTTGCACGGGAAGAACCAAGGAGCAGGATTATTCTCATTGATCTGCTCAATTCATTGCTGGGTTTACAAGGCAACAATAAAATTACCTCAATAACCCACCTGAACCCTTTTAACTACAAAGAATATCCGGGCGATAAAAGTTCTATCTTAGATATAAAAGTGATGACCCACGCCAAAGAGAGGATTAACATTGAGGTTCAAGTCAACGACGTCGACAACTTCCGCAAAAGGAGCTTATACTACTGGGCCCGGATGTATTCGGAAACCATTGCCGAATCCGAAGCGTACACCACGTTGAAGAAATCCATCGTCATCAACATCCTGGACTTTGATATCATCCATGAAACCGGCAGATACCACACCCAATACAGGATCTTAGAGAAGGACGACGGTTTTTTATTGCTGGAAGATCTGGAAATACATTATTTTGAATTAAGGAAGTTCCTTAGCCAGACGCCTCCGGGGGAAATGAACGCGGTGGAATATTGGCTGACCTTTATGAAAAATGCCGGTAAGCCCGATGGCAAAGAATTGCTCCAAAAACTGGCGAAAGAAAAGGAGGAATTAGCTATGGCCATGGATATGTTGGCAGAGATAAGCGCCGATGAGAGACTGCGGCAAAAAGCCTATGCGCAGGAAAAGGCCAGACTGGACGCTATCTCCAGAATCAAATATGCCGAACTGAAGGGCATGGAAAAAGGTATAGGGAAAGGGAGAATTGAAGGGAGAATTGAAGGAAAGGCTGAATTGTTAATTAAGCAAATTTCCAAACGGTTCGGCAGCCTGCCGAAGGATTTACAGGTACTGGTCATGAATGCCGACGATGCGGTTCTGGATGCGATTGGTGAGGAAATTTTCGATTTGCAGTCTCCTGATGATATTTTAAAGCTTCTAAATTAA